Within Enterobacter sp. RHBSTW-00175, the genomic segment CCCATTCCCGCGCACCGTGGCAATAAGGATCACACAATGGCAGAAATTATCCGTAGTAAAAAGCCGCTGGCCGTCAGTCCGGTAAAAAGCGGCCAGCCGCTGGGCGCGATTCTGGCGAGCATGGGCTTTGAACAGAGCATTCCGCTGGTTCATGGTGCTCAGGGGTGCAGCGCCTTCGCAAAGGTCTTTTTTATTCAGCATTTTCACGATCCGATCCCGCTGCAATCGACGGCAATGGACCCGACATCCACCATTATGGGCGCCGATGGGAACATCTTTACCGCACTGAATGTGCTGTGCTCACGTAACAACCCGAAAGCGATTGTTCTGCTGAGCACCGGCCTTTCTGAGGCGCAGGGCAGCGATATTTCACGTGTGGTGCGCCAGTTCCGCGATGAATTCCCGCGCCATAAAGGGGTGGCGCTGCTGACCGTTAACACACCGGATTTTTATGGCAGCCTGGAAAACGGCTACAGCGCGGTACTGGAGAGCATGGTTGAACAGTGGGTGCCGGAAAAACCGCAGCCGGGCGTGCGCAATCGCCGCGTGAACCTGCTGCTCAGCCACTTGCTGACGCCGGGCGACGTCGAGCTGCTGCGCAGTTATGTCGAGGCATTTGGCCTGCAACCGGTGATTGTGCCGGATCTCTCCCAGTCGCTGGACGGCCATCTCGCCAGCGGGGATTTCTCACCTATTACCCAGGGCGGCAGCAGCCTGCGGCTGATTGAACAGATGGGACAGAGCCTCGGCACGTTCGCCATTGGCGTTTCCCTCTCCCGCGCCGCGCAGTTGCTGACGCAGCGCAGCCAT encodes:
- the nifN gene encoding nitrogenase iron-molybdenum cofactor biosynthesis protein NifN; its protein translation is MAEIIRSKKPLAVSPVKSGQPLGAILASMGFEQSIPLVHGAQGCSAFAKVFFIQHFHDPIPLQSTAMDPTSTIMGADGNIFTALNVLCSRNNPKAIVLLSTGLSEAQGSDISRVVRQFRDEFPRHKGVALLTVNTPDFYGSLENGYSAVLESMVEQWVPEKPQPGVRNRRVNLLLSHLLTPGDVELLRSYVEAFGLQPVIVPDLSQSLDGHLASGDFSPITQGGSSLRLIEQMGQSLGTFAIGVSLSRAAQLLTQRSHAEVITLPHLMTMSQCDTFIHQLKRLSGRDVPAWIERQRGQLQDAMIDCHMWLQGAPVALAAEGDLLAAWCDFARDMGMVPGPVVAPVSQKGLQDLPVENVIIGDLEDMQDLLCKTPASLLVSNSHAADLARQFNIPLVRAGFPLFDRLGEFRRVRQGYAGMRDTLFELANALRDRHHHLAAYHSPLRQRFYEPASSGGDYATC